A single Anopheles funestus chromosome 2RL, idAnoFuneDA-416_04, whole genome shotgun sequence DNA region contains:
- the LOC125761734 gene encoding translation machinery-associated protein 16 homolog, which produces MPKQTILKELAKCKHPKSRKTLALTRKVKKINNREKIKLGHAAKANMVGNKLAWFAERLYEQNAPLTPAEYEALIDGYLKRFDRELEQIKIVQSIGKHRATQHAAREAAIKTTLETELLNFNSGGGIELPDLCDPINFKLFQEWDGSAATIQHLKLKFISRKMLEKSATESKVDKMHE; this is translated from the exons ATG ccaaaacaaaccattctAAAGGAATTAGCAAAGTGCAAACATCCTAAAAGCAGGAAAACGTTAGCACTGACGCGCAAAGTTAAAAA AATAAACAACCGCGAAAAGATTAAGCTTGGACATGCAGCCAAAGCCAATATGGTTGGTAACAAACTAGCCTGGTTTGCAGAGCGCCTGTACGAACAGAATGCTCCATTAACGCCGGCAGAATATGAAGCACTGATAGATGGGTACCTGAAGCGATTCGATCGAGAGCTGGAGCAAATTAAGATAGTTCAATCGATTGGGAAGCATCGTGCAACGCAGCACGCAGCACGGGAAGCAGCGATAAAGACCACGCTCGAAACGGAACTGCTTAATTTCAACAGTGGAGGCGGTATAGAGCTACCCGATTTATGTGATCCGATAAACTTTAAACTGTTTCAAGAATGGGATGGCAGTGCGGCTACCATTCAACATTTGAAACTAAAGTTCATCTCTAGAAAGATGCTAGAGAAATCAGCCACGGAAAGCAAAGTCGATAAAATGCACGAATAA
- the LOC125761730 gene encoding abasic site processing protein HMCES, which produces MCGRTCLTLEPKDLESCCKYTKKGQSKPKQPRFRNEFNCGKKYVPSFNVAPTDVTPVLVAALHFDDSADPGDRLLVPMMWGMVPRWHKGDFRKHGLTTNNCRLEGLAFSKLYGPPLAAGQRCVILCEGFYEWQTVKPMKPSERPAFFVHMPQEEKIKMEDKSTWQLDNGGQLQLLRIAGLFDVWNDDNGDKLYSYTVITFETEGQFASIHHRSPAILETDEQVADWLDFKRVPANRALNLLQPSKSMKWYRVSNMVNNSRNKSDQCNKPLTEGKSLDGSGKSPVVPKSKMMQSWLIVKKRKNDETDQNHSVEDTVKKELETEPLHKKPKPDPDTS; this is translated from the exons ATGTGTGGCCGCACGTGTCT GACACTGGAACCCAAAGATCTGGAAAGCTGTTGCAAGTACACCAAAAAAGGGCAGAGTAAACCAAAACAGCCGCGGTTTCGAAATGAGTTCAATTGTGGGAAAAAGTACGTGCCTTCGTTTAATGTGGCACCCACAGACGTAACTCCAGTGCTCGTTGCCGCACTTCATTTCGATGATTCGGCGGATCCGGGCGATCGGCTGCTTGTACCAATGATGTGGGGCATGGTACCACGCTGGCACAAGGGTGACTTTCGGAAGCACGGTCTTACCACAAACAACTGTCGCTTGGAAGGGTTAGCATTCTCTAAACTGTACGGGCCACCTCTTGCTGCTGGCCAGCGGTGCGTTATCCTTTGCGAAGGGTTTTACGAGTGGCAAACGGTGAAACCGATGAAGCCATCCGAACGGCCTGCATTCTTCGTGCACATGCCGCAGGAGGAAAAGATAAAGATGGAAGATAAATCTACCTGGCAGTTGGATAATGGTGGCCAACTACAACTGCTTCGCATTGCTGGACTGTTCGATGTGTGGAACGATGATAATGGAGACAAATTGTACAGCTACACGGTGATCACATTTGAAACCGAAGGTCAATTTGCGAGCATACATCACCGATCACCGGCCATTCTCGAGACGGACGAGCAGGTGGCGGACTGGTTGGATTTCAAGCGTGTACCGGCAAACCGGGCACTCAATCTATTGCAACCCAGCAAATCGATGAAATGGTATCGCGTGTCGAACATGGTAAATAACTCGCGCAACAAATCCGACCAGTGTAACAAGCCGCTGACGGAAGGAAAATCGTTGGATGGAAGCGGAAAATCACCCGTAGTTCCGAAAAGCAAAATGATGCAATCCTGGTTAATAgttaaaaagagaaaaaatgatgaaaccgATCAAAATCATTCCGTAGAAGATACAGTGAAGAAGGAGCTGGAAACGGAACCATTGCATAAGAAACCGAAGCCAGACCCGGATACTTCTTGA